In Hyperolius riggenbachi isolate aHypRig1 chromosome 10, aHypRig1.pri, whole genome shotgun sequence, a genomic segment contains:
- the HNRNPH3 gene encoding heterogeneous nuclear ribonucleoprotein H3 gives MADECIVRVRGLPWSCTREEVLEFFSECSIADGVGGIHFTMSKEGRPSGEAFIVLDTEDDLKKSLEKDRKYMGHRYIEVFKSNNTEMEWVLKHSNAGDSDSSTDGTVRLRGLPFGCSKEEIVQFFSGLRIVPNGITLTVDYQGRSTGEAFVQFASKEIAEKALGKHKERIGHRYIEIFKSSRTEIRSSYDPPRRMIGQRPGPYDRPMGGGRGAYYGAGRGNMYDRMRGGGGGGYAGGYGGFDEYSGYNNFGYGTDGFDDRLREGRGMAQGYPGANDTGTGFHSGHFVHMRGLPFRATESDIANFFSPLTPIRVHIDIGTDGRANGEADVEFATHEDAVAAMSKDKNNMQHRYIELFLNSTAGGGAGMGAGGMGAGGMGCYGRDTLDGTGYGAVGRMGMTGNYSGCYPNPDGISGYGRGSSGNSGGYFGQHDSMSTTGWRGMY, from the exons ATGGCAGACGAATGCATTGTGAGAGTCCGTGGCTTGCCATGGTCCTGCACTCGGGAGGAGGTGTTGGAGTTTTTCTCCG AATGCTCTATTGCTGATGGGGTTGGTGGCATTCATTTCACAATGTCTAAAGAAGGTCGTCCTAGCGGCGAAGCCTTCATCGTTCTGGACACTGAGGATGATCTTAAAAAGTCACTTGAAAAAGACCGCAAATATATGGGCCACAGATATATTGAAG TTTTCAAGTCAAACAATACAGAGATGGAATGGGTCTTAAAGCACAGCAATGCTGGTGATTCTGACTCTTCCACTGACGGAACAGTCAGGCTTCGCGGGTTACCCTTTGGTTGCAGCAAAGAGGAAATTGTTCAGTTTTTCTCAg GGTTGAGAATCGTGCCAAATGGGATAACATTGACGGTGGACTACCAGGGGCGAAGCACAGGGGAGGCCTTCGTACAGTTTGCTTCAAAGGAGATAGCAGAAAAGGCTCTGGGGAAACACAAGGAGAGAATAGGGCACAG ATACATTGAAATATTTAAAAGTAGCAGAACTGAAATCCGATCATCTTATGATCCACCCCGACGAATGATCGGGCAGCGCCCGGGTCCTTATGACAGACCAATGGGTGGTGGCCGTGGAGCTTACTATGGAGCTGGTCGTGGTAACATGTATGACCGTAtgcgtggtggtggtggtggaggatatGCAGGTG GCTATGGTGGATTTGATGAGTACAGTGGTTATAACAACTTTGGCTATGGCACCGATGGATTTGATGACCGGCTTAGAGAAGGCAGAG GTATGGCTCAGGGTTATCCTGGAGCTAATGATACTGGCACAGGCTTTCACAGTGGTCACTTTGTTCATATGCGGGGCTTACCTTTCCGTGCAACAGAGAGCGATATTGCTAAC TTCTTCTCACCACTTACACCAATCAGAGTTCATATTGACATTGGAACAGATGGAAGAGCCAATGGAGAAGCGGATGTGGAGTTTGCAACCCATGAAGATGCAGTAGCAGCAATGTCTAAAGATAAAAACAATATGC AGCATCGGTACATTGAGTTATTCTTGAACTCAACAGCTGGTGGCGGAGCTGGAATGGGAGCTGGTGGAATGGGAGCTGGTGGAATGGGATGTTATGGCAGAGACACCTTAG ATGGCACAGGTTATGGTGCTGTTGGCAGAATGGGCATGACAGGAAACTACAGTGGATGTTATCCAAATCCAGATGGTATCAGTGGATACG GCAGGGGCAGTTCTGGAAACAGTGGTGGATACTTCGGGCAGCACGACAGCATGAGTACAACTGGATGGCGTGGAATGTACTAG